In Rhizobium sp. WSM4643, the following are encoded in one genomic region:
- the fumC gene encoding class II fumarate hydratase: MTATRTETDTFGPIDVAADRYWGAQAERSLGNFKIGWEKQPLSIVRALGIVKQAAARANMSLGQLDPALGKAIGDAAQEVIDGKLNDHFPLVVWQTGSGTQSNMNANEVISNRAIEMLGGVMGSKKPVHPNDHVNMSQSSNDTYPTAMHIACAEQIAHHLLPALKHLHAALDMKVTEFSHIIKIGRTHTQDATPLTLGQEFSGYAAQVGSAIKRIEMTLPDLCELAQGGTAVGTGLNAPVGFAEKVAEEIAAITGMPFVTAPNKFEALASHDSMVFSHGAINAAAAALFKIANDIRLLGSGPRAGLGELALPENEPGSSIMPGKVNPTQCEALTQVCIHIFGNNAALTFADSQGHFELNVYNPMMAYNFLQSVQLLADAAVSFTDNCVVGIEAREENIKAGLERSLMLVTALAPKIGYDAAAKIAKTAHKNGTTLKEEALASGLVTSEEYDAIVRPETMIGPK, encoded by the coding sequence ATGACCGCAACCCGCACTGAAACCGATACTTTTGGCCCGATCGACGTCGCGGCCGACCGATATTGGGGCGCCCAGGCCGAGCGTTCGCTCGGCAATTTCAAGATTGGCTGGGAAAAGCAGCCGCTGTCGATAGTGCGTGCGCTCGGCATCGTCAAACAGGCAGCCGCCCGCGCCAACATGTCGCTCGGCCAACTCGATCCTGCCCTCGGCAAAGCGATCGGCGACGCCGCCCAGGAGGTGATCGACGGCAAGCTGAACGACCACTTTCCGCTGGTCGTCTGGCAGACCGGTTCGGGCACACAGTCCAATATGAATGCCAATGAAGTAATCTCCAATCGTGCAATAGAAATGCTTGGCGGCGTCATGGGTTCCAAGAAGCCGGTGCATCCGAACGACCACGTCAATATGAGCCAGTCGTCGAACGACACCTATCCGACGGCCATGCACATCGCCTGCGCCGAGCAGATCGCCCATCACCTGCTGCCAGCCCTGAAGCACCTGCATGCCGCCCTCGACATGAAGGTCACCGAGTTCAGCCACATCATCAAGATCGGCCGCACCCACACCCAGGATGCGACGCCGTTGACGCTCGGCCAGGAATTTTCGGGATATGCCGCTCAGGTCGGCTCCGCCATCAAGCGCATCGAAATGACCCTGCCCGACCTCTGCGAACTCGCCCAAGGCGGCACTGCCGTTGGCACCGGCCTCAACGCGCCGGTCGGTTTTGCCGAAAAGGTCGCCGAAGAGATCGCTGCCATCACAGGCATGCCCTTTGTCACCGCGCCGAACAAGTTCGAGGCGCTCGCCTCGCATGACAGCATGGTCTTTTCCCATGGCGCCATCAATGCGGCTGCTGCCGCCCTCTTCAAGATCGCCAACGATATCCGCCTGCTCGGTTCCGGCCCGCGCGCCGGCCTCGGCGAGCTGGCCTTGCCGGAAAACGAGCCCGGCTCCTCGATCATGCCCGGCAAGGTCAATCCGACCCAGTGCGAGGCGCTGACGCAGGTCTGCATCCATATCTTCGGCAACAACGCGGCGCTGACCTTCGCTGACAGCCAGGGCCATTTCGAGCTCAACGTCTACAATCCGATGATGGCCTATAATTTCCTGCAGTCGGTGCAGTTGCTCGCCGACGCCGCCGTCTCCTTCACCGACAATTGCGTGGTCGGCATCGAGGCACGCGAAGAGAATATCAAGGCCGGCCTCGAACGCTCGCTGATGCTGGTGACCGCACTTGCCCCGAAGATCGGCTACGACGCAGCCGCCAAGATCGCCAAGACAGCGCACAAGAACGGCACGACGCTGAAGGAAGAAGCCCTCGCCAGCGGCCTGGTGACGTCGGAAGAATATGACGCGATCGTCCGGCCTGAGACGATGATCGGGCCGAAATAA
- a CDS encoding acyltransferase family protein: MFGSKALPPLIAHRVFLKNLIEFANPSCNVAVHTSEVVMVYSIQYLRAIAAIAVTFFHVAFIFGWDFVPMAAGVDLFFTISGFIMWTISDARPTTSLRFIKNRVQRVLPIYWICTILFLVAATASPKNYDHLTFNTVDIIRSLLFIPYYDSTGIVQPVLVPGWTLNFEMFFYTAFCLALFLKGQTTRLLAIAGFLIACVTIGLFTPMTPYSIVYASPLLLEFLAGILIAFVMCKADIKSPTLAAALIVVGLAGLVASSVLDKPTGFIRLLAWGVPSAFIVSGALIAERAALVPKIKRLKILGDASYSLYLTHMITIGIAKLAIYLIGAERGAAPLSVRISLLIATTIFCVLVGLAFYFAVEKKIAQFLKAPRRRKVAAYTPAE, translated from the coding sequence ATGTTCGGCAGCAAAGCCTTGCCGCCTTTGATAGCGCACAGGGTTTTTCTTAAAAACTTAATTGAATTTGCAAATCCCTCGTGCAATGTTGCGGTGCACACAAGCGAGGTGGTTATGGTTTATTCCATACAGTATCTGCGAGCCATCGCAGCAATCGCCGTGACATTCTTTCATGTTGCGTTCATTTTTGGTTGGGATTTCGTTCCTATGGCGGCCGGAGTTGATCTGTTTTTTACAATCAGCGGCTTCATCATGTGGACCATATCGGATGCAAGGCCCACGACGTCGCTGCGATTCATCAAAAACCGTGTTCAGCGCGTTCTGCCCATTTACTGGATCTGCACGATTCTATTTTTGGTTGCGGCCACTGCCTCACCCAAGAACTACGACCATCTCACTTTCAATACTGTAGATATTATCCGGTCGTTGCTGTTTATTCCCTATTACGACAGCACCGGAATTGTTCAGCCAGTTCTCGTTCCGGGTTGGACACTGAATTTCGAGATGTTCTTTTATACGGCGTTTTGTCTTGCGCTGTTTTTGAAAGGACAGACTACGCGTCTCCTGGCGATAGCGGGCTTTCTGATCGCTTGTGTTACGATCGGACTATTCACGCCAATGACTCCTTACTCCATCGTGTACGCCTCTCCGCTTCTGTTGGAGTTTCTAGCCGGCATTCTAATCGCATTCGTTATGTGTAAGGCAGATATCAAATCGCCGACGTTGGCGGCAGCGTTGATTGTGGTTGGGCTCGCGGGTCTTGTCGCGTCTTCTGTCCTCGACAAGCCAACCGGCTTCATTCGGCTTCTTGCCTGGGGTGTGCCTTCGGCGTTTATTGTTTCAGGCGCCTTGATTGCAGAACGCGCGGCACTTGTCCCGAAGATCAAACGGTTGAAGATATTAGGTGACGCCTCTTATTCCCTCTATCTCACTCATATGATTACGATTGGCATCGCGAAGCTTGCAATCTATCTCATCGGCGCCGAGCGCGGGGCCGCGCCGCTTTCCGTGCGTATCTCATTGCTTATCGCGACGACAATATTCTGCGTCCTTGTTGGATTGGCTTTCTACTTCGCCGTTGAGAAGAAAATCGCGCAGTTCCTAAAAGCGCCGAGGAGAAGAAAGGTTGCGGCATATACGCCCGCCGAATAG
- a CDS encoding fumarate hydratase: MADDLFPLGKDATPYRKISGDHVSVDTFKGQEILTVEPEGIRLLAETAFADINHLLRAGHLKQLASILDDPEATDNDRFVAYDLLKNANISAGGVLPMCQDTGTAIIMGKKGRRVWTEGEDTAALARGVMDAYEKKNLRYSQLAPVKMFEEKNTKNNLPAQIDIYEEGTDAYEFLFVAKGGGSANKTFLYQGTPSLLTHDRMIDFLKEKILTLGTAACPPYHLAIVIGGTSAEMNLKTVKLASTRYLDELPTEGSESGHAFRDIEMEKEIHKLTQQMGVGAQFGGKYFCHDVRVIRLPRHGASLPIGLGVSCSADRQAKGRITRDGIFVEQLETDPSKYMPEIDEAKLSESTVRIDLNRPMAEVLAELSRHPVKTRLSLSGTIIVARDLAHAKIRERLEKGEGMPDYLKNHPVYYAGPAKTPAGYASGSFGPTTAGRMDSYVDQFQSFGGSMVMLAKGNRSRAVREACKKHGGFYLGSIGGPAARLAQDCIRKVEVFEYPELGMEAVWKIDVEDFPAFIVIDDKGNDFFQELNLG, encoded by the coding sequence ATGGCTGACGATCTCTTCCCCCTCGGCAAGGATGCCACCCCCTATCGCAAGATCAGTGGCGACCATGTCTCGGTCGATACGTTCAAAGGCCAGGAGATCCTGACCGTCGAGCCGGAAGGCATCCGCCTGCTTGCAGAAACCGCCTTTGCCGATATCAACCACCTGCTGCGCGCCGGCCATCTGAAGCAGCTTGCCTCGATCCTCGACGACCCCGAGGCCACGGACAATGACCGTTTCGTCGCCTACGACCTGCTGAAGAACGCCAATATATCAGCTGGCGGCGTGCTGCCCATGTGCCAGGACACCGGCACCGCGATCATCATGGGCAAGAAGGGCCGCAGGGTGTGGACCGAAGGCGAGGATACGGCAGCGCTCGCCCGCGGCGTCATGGATGCCTATGAGAAGAAAAACCTGCGCTACTCGCAGCTCGCGCCGGTCAAAATGTTCGAGGAGAAGAACACGAAGAACAATCTGCCGGCCCAGATCGACATCTACGAGGAAGGCACCGACGCCTATGAATTCCTCTTCGTCGCCAAAGGCGGTGGCTCGGCCAACAAGACCTTTCTCTACCAGGGCACGCCCTCGCTCTTGACGCACGATCGGATGATCGACTTCCTCAAGGAGAAGATCCTGACGTTAGGGACGGCGGCCTGTCCCCCCTATCATCTCGCGATCGTCATCGGCGGCACCTCGGCCGAGATGAACCTGAAAACGGTCAAGCTCGCCTCCACCCGCTATCTCGACGAGCTGCCGACCGAAGGGTCCGAGAGCGGCCATGCCTTCCGCGACATCGAGATGGAGAAGGAAATCCACAAGCTGACGCAGCAGATGGGCGTCGGTGCCCAGTTCGGCGGCAAGTATTTCTGCCATGACGTGCGCGTCATCCGCCTGCCCCGCCACGGCGCCTCGCTGCCGATCGGCCTCGGCGTCTCCTGTTCCGCCGACCGTCAGGCCAAGGGCCGCATCACCCGCGACGGCATCTTCGTCGAGCAGCTCGAAACCGACCCGTCGAAATACATGCCCGAGATCGATGAGGCCAAACTGTCTGAATCGACGGTGCGCATTGATCTCAACCGGCCGATGGCCGAGGTGCTCGCCGAGCTCTCCAGGCATCCCGTCAAGACGCGCCTGTCGCTATCGGGCACCATCATCGTTGCCCGCGACCTCGCTCATGCCAAGATCCGCGAGCGGCTGGAAAAGGGCGAAGGCATGCCGGATTACCTGAAGAACCACCCGGTCTATTATGCCGGTCCCGCCAAGACGCCGGCCGGTTACGCCTCCGGCTCCTTCGGCCCGACGACGGCCGGGCGCATGGACAGCTACGTCGACCAGTTCCAGTCCTTCGGCGGCTCGATGGTAATGCTCGCCAAGGGCAACCGTTCGCGCGCCGTACGCGAGGCCTGCAAGAAACATGGCGGCTTCTATCTCGGCTCGATCGGCGGCCCCGCCGCCCGTCTTGCCCAGGACTGTATCCGCAAGGTCGAAGTGTTCGAATATCCCGAGCTCGGCATGGAAGCCGTCTGGAAGATCGACGTCGAAGACTTCCCTGCCTTTATCGTCATCGACGACAAGGGCAATGACTTTTTCCAGGAGCTAAATTTGGGGTGA
- a CDS encoding GGDEF domain-containing protein, translating into MNTAVAPKVQIPDVAGQITYAMRSMGVAPIPRNYELFYEAYIGSNPALTRELAALGGQVSQAELDALGAQYFTHSPARVFDDAHTRISGELDGLLRILRQEQSSLESYTRLLGETHKRITSKSNASVELIENAIDLLSQATGDTMAHGERTVEDVVQRSHEMDQVRKELDEYKRIANTDSLTRLSNRRAFDDRLAAIFDNSSMRPVTALLLCDIDNFKKINDTYGHPVGDKVLATVASVIRSNVRRDVFVARTGGEEFALIVDGNTPEEVTAIAERIRRTLETTPFKNSRTRVNYGPVTVSIGICMASNAEDAGELYSKTDIALYGAKNAGRNCTILYQDGMQKDFTKSWLIYKT; encoded by the coding sequence ATGAATACGGCTGTCGCGCCCAAGGTGCAAATTCCCGACGTTGCGGGTCAGATCACCTATGCCATGCGCTCCATGGGCGTTGCGCCGATACCGCGCAATTACGAACTCTTCTACGAGGCCTATATCGGCTCCAATCCAGCTCTCACCCGCGAACTCGCGGCCCTCGGCGGCCAGGTGAGCCAGGCCGAACTCGATGCTCTCGGCGCGCAGTACTTCACCCACAGCCCGGCCCGCGTCTTCGACGATGCCCATACGCGCATATCAGGCGAACTCGACGGCCTGCTGCGGATCCTGAGGCAGGAGCAGAGCTCGCTCGAAAGCTATACCAGGTTGCTCGGCGAGACCCACAAGCGCATCACCTCCAAGAGCAATGCCAGCGTCGAACTGATCGAAAACGCCATCGATCTCCTGAGCCAGGCGACTGGTGACACCATGGCGCATGGCGAACGTACCGTTGAGGACGTCGTCCAGCGCTCGCACGAAATGGATCAAGTCCGCAAGGAACTCGACGAATACAAGCGCATCGCCAACACCGACTCGCTGACGCGGCTTTCCAACCGCCGCGCCTTCGACGACCGCCTCGCCGCCATCTTCGACAATTCGAGCATGCGGCCGGTGACGGCGCTGCTGCTCTGCGACATCGACAATTTCAAGAAGATCAACGACACCTACGGGCATCCCGTCGGCGACAAGGTGCTCGCCACCGTCGCCTCCGTGATCCGCAGCAATGTCCGCCGCGACGTCTTCGTCGCCCGCACCGGCGGCGAGGAATTCGCCCTCATTGTCGATGGCAATACACCCGAGGAAGTCACAGCGATCGCCGAGCGCATTCGTCGCACACTGGAGACGACGCCCTTCAAGAATTCCCGCACGCGGGTGAATTACGGTCCGGTCACCGTCTCGATCGGCATCTGCATGGCCTCCAATGCCGAGGATGCCGGCGAACTCTACAGCAAGACCGACATCGCCCTTTACGGCGCCAAGAATGCCGGCCGCAACTGCACCATCCTCTATCAGGATGGCATGCAAAAGGATTTCACCAAGAGCTGGCTGATCTACAAGACGTGA
- a CDS encoding pyridoxamine 5'-phosphate oxidase family protein, with protein sequence MKIISSIEELNTIYGAGLSPASVTKVTKQLTPLYREMIAISPFAALATVGPEGLDCSPRGDLGGVVRVADDETLHLPDWRGNNRVDSLSNIVRDPRLALMFLIPGSNTTMRINGRGVVSDDDALLSSFEMDGKHPRTVVVISIDEVYFQCARAVMRAELWNTEHFADPAKLPTPGQMLKAATGDFDQETYDREWPGRAAKTMW encoded by the coding sequence ATGAAAATCATCAGCAGCATCGAAGAGCTCAATACGATCTATGGCGCCGGACTTTCGCCGGCCTCCGTCACCAAGGTGACGAAGCAATTGACCCCGCTCTATCGGGAGATGATCGCAATCTCGCCGTTCGCGGCGCTTGCGACCGTCGGGCCGGAAGGGCTCGATTGTTCGCCGCGCGGCGATCTTGGCGGCGTTGTGCGCGTCGCCGACGACGAGACGCTGCATTTGCCGGATTGGCGCGGCAACAACCGGGTCGATTCGCTCTCCAACATTGTGCGCGATCCGAGACTGGCGCTGATGTTCCTGATCCCCGGCTCGAACACGACGATGCGCATCAACGGCCGCGGCGTCGTCTCCGATGATGATGCGCTGCTTTCAAGTTTCGAGATGGACGGCAAACATCCGCGCACCGTCGTCGTGATTTCGATCGACGAGGTCTATTTCCAATGCGCGCGCGCCGTGATGCGGGCCGAGCTCTGGAATACCGAGCACTTCGCCGATCCAGCGAAGCTGCCGACGCCCGGGCAGATGCTGAAGGCTGCGACCGGCGATTTCGACCAGGAAACCTACGACCGGGAATGGCCGGGACGGGCGGCAAAGACGATGTGGTAG
- a CDS encoding alpha/beta hydrolase has translation MANFALDVTRLGFSALQAISPDLAGRAAFQLFCRTPSAKPKGAKAKAAHAAGAARLSGAERFTLRLVGGRQAHAYRLNGGARGKRKRYLVTHGWGSSAAYMAELVSMLAATGAEVVALDFPGHGRSGGRFLHMGLAVETIAAAEERFGAFDATIGHSFGGAALMVSAAELLPRVAPVSGERLVLIGAPSEMGWLFTDFGRIVGLRSAAQAALENEVHRVTGRRLEDFDAGEAAGEIGRPVLVIHAEDDKEVSPLHARRYGAAGRGVRLFWANGFGHRRIVGAAPVLAAIAAFLDGDREAGEAPDENIKNDAEIIPFFELPARRAAL, from the coding sequence ATGGCAAACTTTGCGCTTGACGTCACCCGCCTCGGGTTTTCGGCTCTGCAGGCGATTTCGCCCGATCTGGCAGGCAGAGCGGCGTTCCAGCTGTTCTGCCGGACGCCATCGGCAAAGCCGAAGGGAGCAAAGGCGAAGGCAGCGCATGCGGCGGGTGCTGCCCGACTTTCCGGCGCCGAACGCTTCACCCTCAGGCTTGTCGGCGGGCGCCAAGCGCATGCCTACCGGCTGAACGGCGGAGCGAGAGGCAAGCGCAAGCGCTATCTGGTGACCCATGGCTGGGGATCGAGCGCGGCATATATGGCCGAACTCGTCTCGATGCTTGCGGCAACGGGCGCGGAGGTCGTGGCACTCGATTTTCCCGGCCACGGCCGTTCCGGCGGGCGCTTCCTGCATATGGGGCTCGCGGTCGAGACGATCGCGGCGGCCGAGGAGCGCTTCGGCGCCTTCGATGCGACGATCGGTCATTCCTTCGGCGGCGCGGCGCTCATGGTCTCGGCAGCGGAGCTGCTGCCTCGCGTGGCGCCTGTCAGCGGTGAGCGCCTGGTGCTGATCGGTGCGCCGAGCGAGATGGGTTGGCTGTTTACCGACTTCGGCCGGATAGTCGGTCTTCGCTCTGCGGCGCAAGCGGCACTGGAGAACGAGGTCCACCGAGTCACCGGACGGAGGCTTGAAGACTTCGACGCCGGCGAAGCGGCGGGCGAGATCGGCCGCCCAGTGCTCGTCATCCATGCCGAGGACGACAAGGAGGTGTCGCCTCTCCATGCCAGGCGCTATGGCGCGGCGGGAAGGGGCGTTCGGCTGTTCTGGGCGAACGGCTTCGGCCACCGGCGCATCGTCGGCGCCGCGCCGGTTCTTGCCGCGATCGCGGCGTTTCTCGACGGCGATCGGGAAGCTGGTGAAGCGCCTGATGAAAACATCAAAAATGATGCGGAGATCATTCCGTTTTTTGAGCTTCCGGCAAGGCGCGCGGCATTGTAG
- a CDS encoding MarR family winged helix-turn-helix transcriptional regulator: MNKNQSLPWDHPRFRSWIAVARACQLMQQSLARSLADLDIKPPHLDILVNLYRFEGISQQELARKLLVGRSNMSMLLPQMEKRGLILRRDDERDKRVLRLYLTPDGRKLSEEAMAIQTGLIDRVLSDEPIEQCMATADSMERIITVLLKDLRDED, translated from the coding sequence ATGAACAAAAATCAATCCCTTCCCTGGGATCATCCGCGTTTTCGCAGCTGGATCGCGGTGGCTCGCGCCTGCCAGCTGATGCAACAATCTCTTGCCCGCTCGCTTGCCGATCTCGACATCAAGCCGCCGCACCTCGATATCCTGGTCAATCTCTATCGTTTCGAGGGCATCTCCCAGCAGGAGCTGGCGCGCAAGCTGCTGGTCGGCCGCTCCAATATGAGCATGCTGCTGCCGCAGATGGAGAAGCGTGGCCTGATCCTCCGCCGCGATGACGAGCGCGACAAGCGCGTGCTGCGCCTCTATTTGACGCCGGACGGTCGAAAGCTGAGTGAGGAAGCCATGGCCATCCAGACCGGCCTCATCGACCGCGTGCTATCGGACGAACCGATAGAACAATGCATGGCGACCGCCGATTCGATGGAGCGGATCATCACCGTGCTGCTGAAAGATCTGCGTGACGAGGACTGA
- a CDS encoding low temperature requirement protein A — translation MAKTNGKNWLRAKGSASGSKVTFLELFFDLVFVFSISQLSHALAAHYTPLGAGEAALMTFAVWWVWIFTAWVTNWLDPDKMPVRGMLVALMMLGLLLSASIPEAFGDKGLLFAGAYVAMQVGRSLFTTYAMTRVDRPNTLNFVRISTWLVVAGVFWIAGGLLEHEVRLIAWVIALAIEYAGPAAGFAVPGLGRSTARDWDVSGAHMAERCALFVIICLGEAILVSGRTFSELPFSGLTSVVFVTGFVGTVAMWWLYFRFGHGRAAHRIEHEETPGSLARLAFTYGHIPILAGIIVHAVAVEFMFSHPHETGNLGIAAAVLGGSGLFLIGNLWFKGATSGQLPLSHLAGLVLLILLAFAAPFIEVYLMGILATLVLIIVAAWEYRSLTGTAAAPTLH, via the coding sequence ATGGCGAAGACGAACGGAAAGAACTGGCTCCGCGCCAAGGGCAGCGCCAGCGGCAGCAAGGTGACCTTCCTCGAACTGTTCTTCGACCTGGTCTTCGTCTTTTCGATCTCGCAGCTCTCGCATGCGCTCGCCGCCCACTACACGCCGCTCGGTGCCGGCGAAGCGGCGCTGATGACCTTCGCCGTCTGGTGGGTGTGGATCTTCACGGCCTGGGTGACGAACTGGCTCGATCCGGACAAAATGCCGGTACGCGGCATGCTGGTGGCGCTGATGATGCTCGGGCTGCTGCTGTCTGCCTCCATCCCCGAGGCCTTCGGCGACAAGGGGCTGTTGTTTGCCGGCGCCTATGTGGCGATGCAGGTCGGGCGCTCGCTGTTTACGACCTATGCGATGACGCGCGTCGACCGCCCCAACACGCTGAATTTCGTCCGCATCAGCACTTGGCTCGTGGTTGCCGGGGTCTTCTGGATTGCCGGCGGGCTGCTCGAGCATGAAGTCCGGCTGATCGCCTGGGTGATTGCGCTGGCGATCGAATATGCCGGGCCGGCCGCGGGCTTTGCCGTGCCCGGGCTCGGGCGCTCGACGGCGCGGGACTGGGACGTTTCCGGCGCGCATATGGCCGAACGCTGCGCGCTCTTTGTCATCATCTGCCTCGGCGAAGCGATCCTCGTTTCCGGCCGAACCTTTTCGGAGCTGCCGTTCTCCGGGCTGACCAGCGTCGTCTTCGTCACCGGCTTCGTCGGCACGGTCGCCATGTGGTGGCTCTATTTCCGCTTCGGCCACGGGCGCGCCGCCCACCGCATCGAGCATGAAGAGACGCCGGGCAGCTTGGCGCGTCTGGCCTTCACCTATGGGCATATCCCGATCCTTGCCGGCATCATCGTCCATGCAGTGGCGGTCGAGTTCATGTTCTCGCATCCGCATGAAACCGGCAATCTCGGTATCGCCGCGGCCGTGCTCGGCGGCTCCGGCCTGTTCCTGATCGGCAATCTCTGGTTCAAGGGCGCGACCAGCGGCCAGCTGCCGCTATCGCATCTTGCCGGCCTGGTCCTTCTGATCCTGCTCGCCTTCGCCGCACCCTTCATCGAGGTCTATCTGATGGGCATCCTGGCGACGCTGGTGCTGATTATCGTCGCCGCTTGGGAATATCGCTCGCTGACCGGTACGGCGGCGGCGCCGACGCTGCATTGA
- a CDS encoding gamma-butyrobetaine hydroxylase-like domain-containing protein, producing MSDIWPTELRVSKDRQRLVVTFDDGLSFDLSAELLRVLSPSAEVQGHGPGQKVTVPGKRNVAIISMMPTGNYAVRIGFDDMHDTGIYTWTYLRELGERGDELFSAYEDELREKGMNRDTAEKPR from the coding sequence ATGAGCGATATCTGGCCGACCGAACTTCGCGTCTCGAAAGACAGGCAGCGGCTGGTGGTAACCTTCGATGACGGTCTGAGCTTCGACCTGTCGGCTGAGCTCTTGCGCGTTCTGTCGCCCTCGGCCGAGGTGCAGGGCCATGGGCCAGGACAGAAGGTGACGGTGCCGGGCAAACGCAATGTCGCGATCATCTCGATGATGCCGACCGGCAATTACGCGGTCCGCATCGGCTTCGACGACATGCACGATACCGGCATCTACACCTGGACCTATCTGCGCGAACTCGGCGAGCGGGGCGATGAGCTGTTTTCCGCTTACGAGGACGAACTCCGCGAAAAAGGCATGAACCGCGACACGGCGGAAAAGCCGCGCTGA
- the moaA gene encoding GTP 3',8-cyclase MoaA has protein sequence MNTRVGTIGNASPLVAGAHPMIDPFGRAVTYLRVSVTDRCDFRCTYCMAENMTFLPKKDLLTLEELDRLCSAFIAKGVRKIRLTGGEPLVRKNIMYLVRQLGQKIGSGLDELTLTTNGSQLSRHAEELYDCGVRRINVSLDTLDPDKFRKITRWGDFAKVMEGIDAAQKAGLKIKLNAVALKDFNDAEMPELLRFAHDRGMDLTVIETMPMGEIEEDRTDQYLPLSKLRADLEEQFTLTDINYQTGGPARYVRVEETGGRLGFITPMTHNFCESCNRVRLTCTGTLYMCLGQNDAADLRAALRATEDDALLHAAIDEAITRKPKGHDFIIDRTHNRPAVARHMSVTGG, from the coding sequence GTGAACACCAGAGTTGGAACGATAGGCAATGCATCGCCGCTGGTGGCAGGTGCGCACCCGATGATCGACCCCTTCGGGCGGGCGGTCACCTATCTCCGTGTGTCCGTCACCGACCGCTGCGATTTCCGCTGCACCTATTGCATGGCTGAGAATATGACCTTCCTGCCGAAGAAGGATCTCTTGACGCTGGAAGAGCTCGACCGGCTTTGTTCCGCCTTCATCGCCAAGGGTGTCCGCAAGATCAGGCTGACCGGCGGCGAGCCCCTGGTGCGCAAGAACATCATGTATCTGGTTCGCCAGCTCGGCCAGAAGATCGGTTCCGGCCTCGACGAATTGACGCTGACCACCAACGGCTCACAGCTTTCGCGCCATGCCGAGGAGCTCTATGATTGCGGCGTGCGCCGGATCAATGTTTCGCTCGATACGCTCGACCCCGACAAGTTCCGCAAGATCACCCGCTGGGGTGATTTCGCCAAGGTCATGGAAGGCATCGACGCGGCTCAAAAGGCAGGGCTGAAGATCAAGCTCAACGCCGTGGCGCTGAAGGATTTCAACGATGCCGAGATGCCGGAGCTGCTGCGCTTCGCCCATGACCGCGGCATGGATCTCACCGTCATCGAAACCATGCCGATGGGCGAGATCGAAGAAGACCGCACCGACCAGTATCTACCGCTTTCAAAGCTGCGCGCCGATCTCGAAGAGCAGTTCACCCTTACGGACATCAATTACCAGACCGGCGGCCCGGCGCGTTACGTCAGGGTCGAAGAAACCGGCGGCCGCCTCGGCTTCATCACCCCGATGACTCATAATTTCTGCGAAAGCTGCAACCGCGTCCGCCTCACCTGCACCGGCACGCTCTATATGTGCCTCGGCCAGAACGACGCCGCCGATCTCCGCGCCGCACTCCGCGCCACCGAAGACGACGCCCTCCTCCACGCCGCCATCGACGAGGCCATCACCCGCAAACCCAAAGGCCACGACTTCATCATCGACCGCACGCATAATCGCCCGGCGGTGGCCAGGCATATGAGTGTCACCGGAGGGTGA